The following is a genomic window from Pedobacter sp. KBS0701.
GGTCATAATATATATGGCAACTTCTTTAGCATTTGTTGGATTGGCATTTATGGTAATACGCGAGCAGCAAAATGCAGTGAAGAAGTAAATCCCAATCAATGCGATAAAAACAATTAAAAATCTACCTGTATATTTTAAACTCCTTTTGTTCATTCCAATCTCCTTTCTACAATTAATACAAAAGTAGCATTCCTGGTAACCCAATCTACAGAATAATTTGCCTATCGATTTTATTGATACTGATATTGAAAAACATGATTTTTCACGGCTATAAGTTATCCCTACCTTGACAGCATGATAAAAGGATTATTTGAAACGCACATTTATGTAGAGGATTTAGAAAGATCAATCGATTTTTACCGCAATGTTTTAGGTTTAACACAATGCCACTATGAAGAAGAACGCAAAATTGCCTTTTTCTGGATCGGAAAACCGCAGGAAGCCATGTTGGGAATTTGGGAGAAACCAAAGGCAGAAATCGACATCAGGCATTTTGCTTTTCGTTGCGATGTGAATGATGTGCTGAACAAATCAGTTCAATTTCTTGAATCTAAAAATCTTCAGCCTTATAATTTTCTTAACAATGGAAATCACAAGCCAATG
Proteins encoded in this region:
- a CDS encoding VOC family protein codes for the protein MIKGLFETHIYVEDLERSIDFYRNVLGLTQCHYEEERKIAFFWIGKPQEAMLGIWEKPKAEIDIRHFAFRCDVNDVLNKSVQFLESKNLQPYNFLNNGNHKPMVFAWMPALAIYFNDPDGHALEFIAILEGKARPELGVISYEDWLST